Proteins from one Kazachstania africana CBS 2517 chromosome 1, complete genome genomic window:
- the EHD3 gene encoding mitochondrial 37S ribosomal protein mS47 (similar to Saccharomyces cerevisiae EHD3 (YDR036C); ancestral locus Anc_3.271) translates to MLRTPLNINLKKNSLLQLQRRIMSSSAEPSVLFTVKDTARIITLNRPKKLNALNTEMCSLMFNTLSEYSKSGLTDLIILKSSNSPRSFCAGGDVAAVALNNIENPEKIADSVNFFKSEYSLNALLATFNKPIVSIMDGITMGGGVGLSIHTPFRISTENTKWAMPEMDIGFFPDVGVSFALPRTIGLANSMSQMSLYLCLTGDLLNGIDTYILGLASHYVPHENLAELEKRLSEIHQNSIVNKEEYTLDIINETIKEFTTPIPSEYNFKFTDDQLLVIETCFKIHEIQTHSDIIKKLDSFEGSENARIFAKDIKEKLLTKSKTSMDVAIRLIQENSRDNIVSALRRDLCTAVNMCFNADQYCEFSSATKHKLVDKQKTLYPWKQTKDLSISQITSIVSPKPSMDTGLLKNSINTTLVDYPYHLRYQLPTETKIKDYIYNNNITEQANVIDYFANINEQTKDKSGIKLYCESIFKRKCAFQDSKIEWKL, encoded by the coding sequence ATGCTAAGAACACCACTCAATATCAACTTAAAAAAGAACTCCTTATTGCAATTACAGCGCCGTATAATGTCTTCAAGTGCCGAGCCCTCTGTATTATTCACTGTCAAAGATACTGCAAGAATCATCACACTAAATAGAcccaaaaaattgaacGCATTGAACACTGAAATGTGTTCTCTGATGTTCAATACACTAAGTGAATACTCTAAGAGTGGGTTGACTGATTTGATCAtattgaaatcttcaaattcgCCCAGGTCATTCTGTGCAGGCGGTGATGTTGCTGCTGTGGCATTGAATAATATCGAGAATCCAGAGAAAATAGCTGATTCagtgaatttttttaaaagtgAATATTCTTTAAATGCCTTATTAGCAACATTCAACAAACCAATCGTATCAATAATGGATGGCATCACAATGGGAGGTGGTGTCGGTCTCTCAATTCATACACCTTTCAGGATTTCAACAGAAAATACCAAATGGGCTATGCCTGAAATGGATATTGGCTTTTTCCCAGATGTGGGAGTCTCTTTTGCTCTTCCCAGAACCATAGGTCTAGCGAACTCAATGTCACAAATGTCACTCTATTTATGTTTAACGGGAGATCTACTGAATGGTATTGACACGTATATATTAGGTCTAGCGTCACATTATGTTCCTCATGAAAACTTAGCTGAACtagaaaaaagattgaGTGAAATCCATCAAAATAGTATTGTcaataaagaagaatatacTCTTGATATCATAAATGAAACCATTAAGGAATTCACAACACCAATACCATCTGAAtataacttcaaatttacGGATGATCAACTTTTAGTAATTGAAACTTGTTTCAAGATTCATGAAATTCAAACCCATAGtgatattatcaaaaagtTGGATTCCTTTGAGGGATCTGAAAATGCAAGAATATTTGCAAAagatatcaaagaaaagttaTTAACGAAATCAAAAACCTCAATGGATGTTGCTATCAGGcttattcaagaaaattccAGAGATAATATTGTGTCTGCATTGAGAAGGGATCTATGTACCGCTGTAAATATGTGTTTCAATGCTGATCAATATTGTGAATTTTCTTCCGCAACCAAACATAAGCTAGTTGATAAACAGAAGACCCTTTATCCATGGAAACAAACCAAAGACCTAAGTATCTCGCAAATAACAAGCATCGTATCTCCAAAGCCTTCAATGGATACGGGACTgttaaagaattcaattaataCGACGCTAGTAGATTATCCTTACCATTTAAGATACCAGCTACCTACTGAaacgaaaataaaagattatatatacaacaataatatcaCGGAACAAGCAAATGTAATTGACTATTTTGCAAACATTAATGAGCAGACAAAGGACAAATCGGGTATCAAATTATATTGTGAAagtattttcaaaagaaaatgtgCATTCCAAGACTCTAAGATTGAATGGAAATTGTGA
- the KAFR0A01010 gene encoding uncharacterized protein (similar to Saccharomyces cerevisiae YBR056W; ancestral locus Anc_3.266): protein MVYTVDERLTFRFRENYAVNLGSFFLLEPWIYPDMFDKGGANEFDGMTNQVASIGLDAAVQKLRSHYNEYFNAIDWNWLKNSANITALRVPIGYWHVNNGAYLDGLPFAPLKPLYAAATPWIFLRNLIAKAYTYKIGIIVDMHGLPGGANADFHSGYNNATATFFTNESYVNIMCNQILPFIVSDVCTPNVNTVGIQIVNEASYESSGTTQKNYYLKAIQAINKIDSTLPVIISDGWNPQVFAEWVNNYNLGWTTVIDTHIYRCYSDSDKSKSAGTIINELPSTANLPKTLADFVIGEFSCVLDEATWQKTSGDRTTWIKNFGQTQVSVFNSNAGAGWFFWTLKFKYGDGGEWGFVPCVNKGFIPERSKTTVNIDSNAVNNLIKQHQDYWNKIGGSYEFWRYSDALNGVVDDIKKFSSYNNSRIGRWAAWKKIRRSEYIASKGDSQYMWEWDQGFQAGLDNFNKY from the coding sequence ATGGTGTATACGGTTGATGAAAGGTTGACATTCAGATTTCGTGAAAATTATGCAGTAAATTTAGgttcattctttttattgGAGCCATGGATTTATCCAGATATGTTTGACAAAGGGGGAGCAAATGAGTTCGATGGTATGACAAACCAAGTGGCATCCATCGGTTTGGATGCTGCTGTACAAAAATTACGCAGTCATTacaatgaatattttaacGCCATTGATTGGAATTGGCTCAAGAATTCCGCCAATATCACTGCCTTGAGGGTACCTATCGGCTATTGGCACGTCAATAACGGTGCCTATCTAGATGGATTACCCTTCGCCCCTTTGAAGCCTCTGTATGCAGCCGCGACACCTTGGATATTTTTAAGAAACTTAATCGCAAAGGCTTACACGTATAAAATTGGTATTATAGTCGACATGCATGGTCTTCCAGGTGGTGCTAATGCTGATTTCCACAGTGGTTACAACAATGCTACTGCAACCTTCTTCACGAATGAAAGCTATGTTAATATCATGTGTAATCAAATTTTGCCATTCATAGTGAGCGATGTCTGTACTCCAAACGTCAACACCGTGGGTATCCAAATTGTTAATGAGGCAAGCTACGAAAGCTCGGGAACTACACAAAAAAACTACTATTTAAAAGCAATACAGGCTATAAATAAGATTGATAGCACTTTACCAGTGATCATATCTGATGGATGGAATCCTCAAGTGTTTGCAGAATGGGTCAATAACTACAATTTAGGCTGGACTACGGTTATTGACACCCATATATATAGGTGTTACTCTGATTCAGATAAGAGTAAGAGTGCGGGTACGATAATTAACGAACTACCTTCTACTGCTAACTTGCCTAAGACGTTGGCAGATTTTGTTATTGGAGAATTTTCTTGCGTCTTAGATGAGGCAACTTGGCAGAAAACTAGTGGTGACAGAACTACTTGGATCAAAAATTTCGGTCAAACACAAGTTTCCGTGTTTAACTCGAATGCAGGTGCAGGTTGGTTCTTTTGgacattgaaatttaagTACGGTGATGGCGGTGAGTGGGGTTTTGTACCTTGTGTCAATAAGGGGTTCATTCCAGAAAGATCTAAAACAACTGTCAATATCGATTCTAATGCTGTgaataatttgataaaacAACATCAGGATTATTGGAACAAAATTGGGGGCAGCTATGAATTTTGGAGGTATTCTGATGCACTAAATGGTGTTGTTGACGACATCAAGAAATTCTCATCATATAACAATTCGAGAATTGGTAGATGGGCTGcatggaaaaaaattcgCAGGTCTGAATATATTGCCTCAAAAGGCGATAGTCAGTATATGTGGGAATGGGATCAAGGATTTCAGGCTGGTCTtgacaatttcaataagTATTGA
- the ARO3 gene encoding 3-deoxy-7-phosphoheptulonate synthase ARO3 (similar to Saccharomyces cerevisiae ARO3 (YDR035W); ancestral locus Anc_3.268) codes for MFIQNENVGDRTRLEDWRIKGYDLLTPPDLLQHEFPISEKGKQIIVNARDRVHDILNGKDDRLVIVIGPCSIHDPKAAYEYADRLAKMSEKLNDDLLIIMRAYLEKPRTTVGWKGLINDPDIDNTFKINKGLTISREMFTKLVEKLPIAGEMLDTISPQFLSDCLSLGAIGARTTESQLHRELASGLSFPIGFKNGTDGGLQVAIDAMRAAAHEHYFLSVTKPGVTAIVGTEGNEDGFIILRGGKAGTNYDKENVKKAKEQLLQAKLIDAEDKEKRRIMIDCSHGNSNKDYRNQPKVAQAIYEQLVEGENALCGVMIESNLVEGRQDIPPQGGREGLVYGCSITDACIGWESTEQVLELLAEGVRMRRKALKK; via the coding sequence ATGTTCATTCAAAACGAAAACGTAGGTGACAGAACCCGCCTAGAAGACTGGAGAATTAAAGGTTACGATCTATTAACTCCACCTGATCTTTTACAACATGAATTCCCTATTTCTGAAAAAGGTAAGCAAATCATCGTAAATGCAAGAGACAGAGTTCACGATATTTTAAATGGTAAGGACGATCGTCTTGTCATTGTTATTGGTCCTTGTTCCATTCATGATCCAAAAGCTGCTTATGAATACGCTGACAGACTGGCGAAAATgtctgaaaaattaaatgatgatCTATTGATTATTATGAGAGCCTACTTAGAAAAGCCAAGAACCACTGTGGGATGGAAAGGTTTAATCAATGATCCTGATATTGATAACACGttcaaaataaataaaggtttaacaatttcaagAGAAATGTTCACTAAAttagttgaaaaattaccaATAGCGGGGGAAATGCTTGATACTATTTCTCCACAATTCTTAAGTGATTGTTTGTCATTAGGTGCCATTGGTGCAAGAACTACCGAATCTCAGTTACATAGAGAATTAGCCTCAGGTTTATCATTCCCTATCGGTTTTAAAAATGGTACGGATGGTGGACTACAAGTCGCCATTGACGCTATGCGGGCAGCTGCACACGAACATTACTTTTTATCTGTTACCAAACCTGGTGTTACAGCTATTGTTGGTACTGAAGGTAACGAAGATGGTTTCATCATCTTAAGAGGTGGTAAAGCTGGTACCAATTACGATAAAGAAAACGTTAAAAAGGCCAAGGAACAACTATTGCAAGCTAAATTGATCGACGCAGAAGATAaggaaaagagaagaattatGATTGATTGCTCTCATGGTAACAGTAACAAAGATTACAGAAATCAACCAAAGGTCGCTCAAGCAATTTACGAGCAATTAGTTGAAGGTGAAAATGCTCTGTGTGGTGTTATGATTGAATCCAATTTGGTCGAAGGTAGACAAGACATCCCTCCACAAGGTGGTAGAGAAGGTTTAGTCTACGGTTGTTCCATTACAGACGCATGTATTGGCTGGGAATCTACAGAACAAGTCCTTGAACTATTGGCTGAAGGTGTTAGAATGAGAAGAAAAgctttaaaaaaataa
- the KRS1 gene encoding lysine--tRNA ligase KRS1 (similar to Saccharomyces cerevisiae KRS1 (YDR037W); ancestral locus Anc_3.275), with the protein MSEEQAAKTVTEGFANLHLDDVTGEMVSKSELKKRIKQRQVEAKKAAKKANAQPVPESKKKKADHLADLDPSQYFEARSRQILELRKTKQPNPYPHKFQVSISNPEFLEKYAYLKRGETLPEEKVSIAGRIHAKRESGSKLKFYVLHGDGVEVQLMSQLQDYHKEDDYETDHDLLKRGDIVGVEGYVGRTQPKKGGEGEISVFVERIELLTPCLHMLPADHFGFKDQETRYRKRYLDLIMNKDSRGRFITRSKIIKFIRKFLDERSFIEVETPMMNVIAGGATAKPFVTHHNDLNMDMFMRIAPELFLKELVVGGLDRVYEIGRQFRNEGIDMTHNPEFTTCEFYQAYADVYDLMDMTELMFSEMVKEITGSYIIKYHPDPQNPEKELELNFTRPWKRINMIEELEKTFNVTFPAGDQLHTAETGEFLKKVLADNKLECPPPLTNARMLDKLVGELEDMCINPTFIFGHPQMMSPLAKYSRDQPGLCERFEVFVATKEICNAYTELNDPFDQRQRFEEQARQKAQGDDEAQLVDETFCNALEYGLPPTGGWGCGIDRLAMFLTDSNTIREVLLFPTLKPDVLRDEVKKEEKA; encoded by the coding sequence ATGTCTGAAGAACAAGCTGCCAAGACCGTCACTGAAGGTTTCGCTAACTTACATCTAGATGATGTTACTGGTGAAATGGTTTCCAAATCCGAATTGAAGAAACGTATTAAGCAAAGACAAGTCGAAGCTAAGAAGGCCGCCAAGAAGGCTAACGCTCAACCAGTCCCTGAAtccaagaagaagaaggctGATCATCTTGCTGATTTGGATCCTTCCCAATATTTCGAAGCTAGATCTCGtcaaattttagaattAAGAAAGACTAAGCAACCAAATCCATATCCACACAAATTCCAAGTTTCTATCTCTAATCCAGAATTCCTAGAAAAATACGCTTATTTAAAGAGAGGTGAAACTTTGCcagaagaaaaagtttCCATTGCTGGTAGAATCCATGCTAAGAGAGAATCTGGTtctaaattgaaattttacgTCTTACACGGTGATGGTGTAGAAGTTCAATTGATGTCTCAATTGCAAGATTACCACAAGGAAGACGATTACGAAACTGACCACGATTTGTTAAAGAGAGGTGACATCGTCGGTGTTGAAGGTTACGTCGGAAGAACTCAACCAAAGAAGGGTGGTGAAGGTGAAATCTCTGTCTTCGTTGAACGTATCGAATTATTAACTCCATGTTTACACATGCTACCAGCTGATCACTTCGGTTTCAAGGATCAAGAAACTAGATACAGAAAGCGTTACTTAGACTTAATTATGAACAAGGATTCCAGAGGTAGATTCATCACTCGTTCTAAAATCATCAAGTTCATTAGAAAGTTTTTGGACGAAAGAAGCTTCATTGAAGTTGAAACCCCAATGATGAACGTCATCGCTGGTGGTGCCACCGCTAAGCCATTCGTTACTCATCATAATGACTTAAACATGGATATGTTCATGAGAATTGCTCCAGAATTATTCTTAAAGGAATTAGTCGTTGGTGGTTTAGACCGTGTTTACGAAATCGGTAGACAATTCAGAAATGAAGGTATTGATATGACGCATAACCCAGAATTCACCACTTGTGAATTCTACCAAGCTTACGCCGATGTTTACGATTTAATGGATATGACTGAATTAATGTTCTCCGAAATGGTCAAGGAAATTACTGGTTCATATATTATTAAGTACCATCCAGATCCACAAAACCCAGAAAAGGAATTAGAATTAAACTTTACCAGACCATGGAAGAGGATCAATATGATCGAAGAGTTAGAAAAGACTTTCAATGTCACTTTCCCAGCTGGTGATCAGTTACACACCGCTGAAACTGGCGAATTCTTAAAGAAGGTTTTGGCTGACAACAAGTTAGAATGTCCACCTCCATTAACTAATGCTAGAATGTTAGACAAATTAGTTGGtgaattagaagatatgTGTATAAATCCAACTTTCATATTTGGTCATCCACAAATGATGTCCCCATTAGCTAAATACTCTAGAGACCAACCAGGTTTGTGTGAACGTTTCGAAGTTTTCGTCGCTACTAAGGAAATTTGTAACGCTTACACTGAATTAAACGATCCATTCGACCAAAGACAACGTTTCGAAGAACAAGCTAGACAAAAGGCGCAAGGTGATGACGAAGCTCAATTAGTCGATGAAACTTTCTGTAACGCTTTAGAATACGGTTTACCACCAACTGGTGGTTGGGGTTGTGGTATCGATAGATTGGCCATGTTTTTAACTGACTCCAACACTATCAGAGAAGTCTTATTATTCCCAACTTTGAAGCCAGATGTCTTGAGAGATGAAGTcaagaaggaagaaaagGCCTAA
- the KAFR0A01040 gene encoding uncharacterized protein (similar to Saccharomyces cerevisiae AKL1 (YBR059C); ancestral locus Anc_3.273) yields MSAANGTSSLINPSSGEKFNPGAVVAVGRHKVEIIKYLAEGGFAQIYSVNFIEYLNEFSNEPDSTEDSNIDEFQQFKLEPGNLACLKRVMVPDENGLNELRNEVNVMRKLKGTPNIVQYYDSNASRRHDGNPGFEVLLLMELCPNNSLLDYMNQRLTTKLSEKEILKIMYDVTLGISQMHYLQKPLIHRDIKIENVLVDSSNNFKLCDFGSTSACFPIVTSHQEIAVLTQNIYVHTTPQYRSPEMIDLYRNLPIDEKSDIWALGVFLYKLLFYTTPFEMTGQFAILHSKYEIPPNNYSSRLINLIIIMLAENPNLRPNIYQVMHQVCITIGIEPPIKDKYEMGPYDFENYTHFQNKLQNIQYKIFLLQRKKIENNGKLSFEDTNLLNELFATLFDISATIPSEVRIPSQSPITIPEDARKIDERNIIFTENQSPNDNLLSNVPGGEDLLQIEDTQTQFQPSSIKNETESKNEDHYYPTVGEVDHFFDSELKKREQEQQLQDSQNIPNASFPQVQENLNAMSLSEAQPNSALYTAMPQERQNLQIPPNQEVYQQGLKQHKSNNPFPKMGYTAQVNQNEGVKNNAYFIETQIVSQTQPQQQFQPILPPQVNQNVPFIPSMEQSQRGNKPNRTVNLKPNNPYTLPSFRNPPHSSEQNFMNRTSLDPQQNIKESSAPPPITKRPQPQKEYTKPNPLPPDTVGRSQNSDMLAKKLEQSTSASSANATSSSSSSSDKLFPEDEDIPPPVPPHPMMKRTIHDKSSLKNHTHLKEERSLIDLSPPREAGKRKSSEKKNSHVRRSRSIGGPRPLNEAPTTESIDIDLNEIKRKSLDLRMHQKNTSKYTSNFQGRSIEEGHKESSSESSISVSETDPKEMRRSFNKARQSLDLDRIRREAALSSNETGKKRSLFSVFKSDKK; encoded by the coding sequence ATGTCAGCTGCTAATGGAACCTCATCACTGATAAACCCTTCGTCAGGGGAAAAATTTAATCCTGGTGCTGTAGTGGCAGTCGGTAGACATAAAgttgaaatcatcaaatatcTCGCTGAAGGTGGATTTGCTCAGATTTATTCTGTTAATTTCATCGAATATTTGAACGAATTTAGTAATGAACCTGATAGTACAGAAGATTCAAATATCGATgaatttcaacaattcaAATTAGAACCTGGAAATTTAGCTTGTTTGAAAAGAGTAATGGTTCCAGACGAAAATGGTTTGAATGAATTGAGAAATGAAGTCAACGTAATGAGGAAATTGAAAGGTACTCCAAACATCGTTCAATATTACGATTCAAATGCATCGCGTCGCCATGACGGCAACCCAGGGTTTGAAgtgttattattaatggAATTGTGTCCAAATAATTCTCTACTAGATTATATGAATCAAAGATTAACTACAAAATTATctgagaaagaaattttaaagataATGTATGACGTTACTCTCGGGATTTCACAAAtgcattatcttcaaaaaccTTTGATCCATAGAgatattaaaattgaaaatgtcCTAGTGGATTCgtcaaataatttcaaattatgtGATTTTGGATCCACCTCAGCATGTTTCCCCATTGTAACTAGCCATCAAGAAATTGCAGTTCTTACACAAAACATTTATGTCCATACAACACCGCAATATAGATCTCCTGAAATGATTGACCTTTATAGGAATTTaccaattgatgaaaaatcagATATTTGGGCCCTGGGTGTGTTTTTATACAAATTACTTTTCTACACTACGCCTTTCGAAATGACTGGTCAATTTGCAATTTTACATTCTAAATATGAAATCCCACCAAATAATTATAGCTCAAGattaattaatttgatAATCATCATGCTTGCAGAGAATCCTAATCTAAGACCAAATATTTATCAAGTCATGCATCAAGTCTGTATAACGATCGGCATAGAACCACCaatcaaagataaataCGAAATGGGACCCTATGATTTCGAAAATTACACTCATTTCCAAAATAAgttacaaaatattcaatataaGATATTTCTGttgcaaagaaaaaaaattgaaaataacgGTAAATTGAGTTTCGAAGATACTAACCTTCTAAACGAATTATTTGCAACTTTATTCGATATATCTGCAACAATCCCCTCAGAGGTTAGGATACCTTCACAATCTCCTATTACAATTCCAGAAGATGCCAggaaaattgatgaaaggaatatcattttcacaGAGAATCAGTCCCCAAATGACAACCTTTTGAGCAATGTTCCAGGAGGTGAAGATTTATTGCAAATAGAAGATACTCAAACCCAATTCCAACCATCATCAATAAAGAATGAAACtgaatcaaaaaatgagGATCATTACTACCCAACTGTGGGCGAAGTCgatcatttttttgatagtgaattgaagaagagagaACAAGAACAACAACTACAAGATAGTCAAAATATCCCTAATGCATCATTTCCTCAAGTACAAGAAAATCTAAACGCAATGTCCCTATCCGAAGCTCAACCAAATTCTGCTCTTTACACTGCTATGCCCCAAGAAAGacaaaatttacaaatacCTCCCAATCAAGAAGTATATCAGCAAGGACTAAAGCAACACAAATCAAACAATCCATTTCCAAAGATGGGCTACACTGCACAGGTTAATCAGAATGAAGGTGTGAAAAATAATGCCTACTTCATTGAAACACAAATTGTATCGCAAACACAACCCCAACAACAATTTCAACCAATTCTTCCTCCTCAGGTTAATCAGAATGTTCCATTTATTCCTAGTATGGAGCAATCTCAACGAGGGAATAAACCAAATAGAACGGTAAATTTGAAACCTAATAATCCATATACTTTACCGTCATTTAGAAATCCACCCCATTCTTCCGAGCAAAACTTCATGAACAGAACTTCTCTCGATCCACagcaaaatataaaagaaagCTCTGCACCTCCGCCGATTACAAAAAGGCCACAACCACAAAAGGAATACACAAAGCCAAATCCTCTGCCTCCTGATACAGTGGGAAGATCTCAGAACAGTGATATGTTAGCGAAGAAACTTGAGCAAAGCACTTCAGCTTCATCTGCCAACGCcacctcttcttcttcttcttcttctgataaACTATTTCcggaagatgaagatatacCACCTCCTGTCCCTCCTCACCcaatgatgaaaaggaCAATCCATGATAAATCAAGCTTAAAAAACCATACACATCTCAAGGAAGAACGTTCATTGATCGATTTAAGCCCACCAAGAGAAGCagggaaaagaaaatccagtgaaaaaaagaattctCATGTAAGAAGAAGTCGTAGTATTGGAGGACCAAGACCACTAAATGAGGCACCAACTACAGAGAGcattgatattgatttgaatgaaataaaaagaaagtcGCTTGATTTGAGAATGCATCAAAAAAACACAAGTAAATACACATCTAACTTTCAAGGAAGGAGTATTGAAGAAGGCCACAAGGAAAGTTCGAGTGAAAGTAGTATCTCCGTTTCCGAAACAGATCCGAAGGAAATGCGAAGGTCATTTAACAAAGCCCGTCAATCTCTCGATTTAGATCGAATTCGTAGAGAAGCAGCACTAAGCAGCAATGAGACGGGTAAAAAACGTTCACTTTTCTCTGTATTCAAATCAGATAAGAAGTGA
- the CPP3 gene encoding cysteine-rich palmitoylated domain-containing protein CPP3 (similar to Saccharomyces cerevisiae YDR034W-B and YBR056W-A; ancestral locus Anc_3.267) — translation MRGGHHSQENGYYQQGPPQQGPYYSQQGQPVYYQQQRPQNPDGDSCLKTCCKCLCCLCLLDLCCNIAF, via the coding sequence ATGAGAGGAGGGCATCATTCTCAGGAAAACGGTTACTATCAACAGGGACCTCCCCAACAAGGTCCTTACTACTCCCAACAAGGCCAGCCAGTATATTACCAGCAACAGCGACCCCAGAATCCAGACGGTGACAGCTGTTTGAAGACTTGTTGTAAGTGTCTATGCTGTCTCTGTCTATTGGATCTATGCTGCAACATTGCATTTTAg